ACCAATAATTACAGCTTTTTTGCTTTCGTCAATAGTAGTAACAATTTCGTCAGAATCTTGATAACTACGCAAAGTAAAAACGTTTGCCAAATCCGCACCAGGTACTTTTAAATTGTTAGCTTTAGCACCTGTTGCTAAGAGTAAAGTATCGTAATTCATTAGCGAATCATCGGCAAAAGTAATTTGTTTGGTTTTAGCATTTACTCGGACGACAAATTTCCCAGTAAGTAATTCAATGTTATTTTCTGCATAGAAATCAGCATCTCGTAGGGGAAGCGAATCTTTTGGTACTGTTGAACCTTGTAAATACTGTTTACTCATTACTACTCTGTCATAAGGTAGCTTTTCTTCAGAGGTAATCATAATTATTTTTCCGGGGAAACCCTCATGAAGCAAAGTTTCAGCAGCATGGACTCCCGCAGCACCCGTACCGAGAATAACGAAAACCTTATCACTAACTTCCAGATTCTGTTGTACCATCTTTGGTGGATGTTGCGAAGGAGCATTTTCGGGAATTGTAACGATAATATTTTCCCCTTCCAAACGAACTGGAAAATGAGTTAAACAATCTAAACCAGGAGGTTCGTACTGTTCCCCAGATCTGACATTATAACAAGCATTATGCCACGGACAAATGAGGCGATTGCCACTTAAAATACCTTTGGCTAATGGTGCAGATTGGTGAGGACAAAAAGCGCCTGTGGCATAATATTTGCCGTCTACTTTTGCTAATAAAACTTTTTGCTTGCCAACTTCAACTTGCTGCATTTCGCCATTTTGTAAGTTATTAATTTTAGCGACAACAGCACTAAGATCGCTCATGTCTTCTCCTGATTTTTTCTCGGATTACGCCAGCATTCTGGCGAAAAAAGATAGAATTTTTCATCTGACTTGAGGTACAAAAGTTACTTTCGTTAGTCAAGGAGAGTAAGATTCTGTCGTCTGTGGGCAAAGTCTCTAGTTTGACTGCTCCCCTCCCTCCGCGTTGCTAAAGGGAGGGGATTCTTAAGCCATCCAAAAATGGACTCTTAAAGGCGTAGTCAAAGCGCCCCTACTGACTCCTTTGAGAGAAAATTTCAAAGTCGCCGCTACTTTTTTGAGGATGTTAGCCGCACCATTGCAGTCAGCATTGATCGAACTACCATTTCCCGAACGATATAATCCTCGATTAATTCGCTTTCCTGACGGTTTCCAGCTAATGGGTTTTCCACCATAAGTCGGCAAGAAATCATCATCTAAAAATGAGGCTTGTGAGGTATACGATTCTTCAGTTTCGACAAACTCAATTCCATATAATTCGCACAACTGCTTGATACGTTCTTTGAGTTTAGCAGTGGGAACTTGTACAAATGACTGATTATTTTTTGCCCCGATATTCATGCCATCTTTTTGACCTTTATTCCACCCCATAACAAGGCAACCAATCCCATTTTCTAGGCAATGATTGATCGCCAGTCTTGCGGCTTTATTAATTGCATCCCGCATCCGTCGATTACGCTTTTCGGTGAGGAGAGCTAATCGTTTAGACCAAAATCCTTGTGGTTTCCCTTCTTTAATCGTAGCAATCTGCTTATTATAAAATTGGTTGACCGATTTAAGATGTTTTCCATCAACAATGAAACCCGTTCCTACGTTACTAACACAGGTTAACCAGTTATCCAAACCATGATCGATACCGAGAACTTTGCTTTTATCGAACTTAATTTCTAGATTTTCTAATTGATAAACCCATTCGACATAGAAGCAACCATTACGAGGGAGAATCCGAATTTCTCGAATTTTCTTAAAGTCGAGATTGGTTGGAAATGGCAACAGAAACGCATCAACTCCGAATGCTGCTTTTACCTTCTTTCCGAGCGGAATTCTCAGTTTATCTCCCTTTAATTTCAAGGCTTGCTTGGGATAGGTTATCGTTGCCAATCCTCCTTTTTTTCTGTACTTAGGAAGTTGCGGACAATTTCCTAATTCCCCTTCTCTATACTTCTGAGAAAGTTCTTTATAGGATTTGAAAGATTCAGCTACTCCTCTGAGAGTTTGTTGAGCCGCTTGGGAATGGAGGAATTTATAATTTGTGTTTCCTTTCAAGGCTTTTTCTAAATCATATTTATCCGGGAGATAATGGCATTTAAAATACCATTGACGAGCTAAATAGATTCCACAGTTAATAAGTTTATTGGCAGTTCGGCAAAGATACTCGATGAATGGCAGTTGTTCTGAGTTTTTAATCAGATTTTGTTGACAGCCAAACAATTAACATCACCTCCTTCTGTTTGGAGAAATTTTACCACAAATATTTCCTTGGTACTACACTTCTAAAAAGTCGCCCTCCGCTCCGCTAAAGGGCGAGGCTTTAAACCCAGTTTTTCTGGTAAGATAGATTTGGCAAGGTTGGCACAGCCATCCCCAACGTCAATCGCTATAGTGAAGCTAGTCGAACTATCAACGTCAAATTTAATGACCGACACACAACGTCTCCAAGCCTATCAAACTTTAACTCAACAACTGCTCGATTGTCCTAGAGGTGAGGAGCTTAAACTCTTGGAAGCAAATCGAGAACTTATCGATCCTCAGTTTATCGCTGTTACTGAAGAAAAAGCAATTGAACTAGAAGAGGCGGGAAATACCGAACAAGCTCAATTTTTGCAGGCTTTTGCGGCACAATTGAAACAGGCTTTTGCTGAGGTTGCTCAGGTAGTTAACCGAGAAGGAGTGGAAAGCCGCGCTCAAGCTTATTTAATGCTCATTGATGGAATGCTACAATGTTCTACTGGTGAAGATGTGGCTCAACTGTTGAGCGCTAATCCAGATTTAGTTGATGCTGGTTTGGTGCAAATGATTGCCAAAGTGGCTCAAGCAATGGCAGCGAAAGGACAAAATAAATCGGCTAGTTTTTTATTACAAGTTGCTACTGATTTAGCGCAAATTATTAATTCCGGTTCGTAGTTATTGGCGATCGCAATTTGGATTTGAATAAAACTAGGGCAGTTATTTTCTGCCCTAGTTTAACTAAAAAATAACTAGTTGTCATTGCTTTTAACTTGATAATTAAGGGGTTCGCAAAATTTATTGACTCCTTGTTTAACGGCGTAAATGACTACAGGGGTGGCTAAAATTGAGGGACAAATTTTCCCTTGGATGAGATATTTTACGGCTGCTGCGATTTGATTATTTTGTAAATCTTCTTTAAATACATCTTGACAAAGAGCAACTCGACATCTTTTGGCTAATCCATCGAGATAGTCGCTAGTATCAGGTTGTTGTCCAACTTGAATAGCGAGGGAGATAGCAGCGTCTTCTAAATCGCCTTCACAATCGGCGATCGCCTCTAACGCCGATTTCGCCTCAGTCAAGTCTGATAGTTGGGAGCGATATTGAGCAATATCTTCGAGGGTAATAATTGTCATAAGCTAACTTGAGCAGACTACTGCAATAGTTACATTTAACATTAAAATACCTTGACAACAAATCAAGATTTTATCGGACAAAAGCTTTGGTTTCCATGTCCCGACTCAACCAACAATTAATTACTTCTTGACTGACTTTACTTGGTGGAGCAACCTGATAAACTCGAATTGGTTTACCCCATCCACCTTCTCTTCTTTTCACAGTTAGCTTTAAACCCAACTTTGCGAGTAATTGACGTACTACCTGAATAGGAGAAGCATTACTGTTAATGCTCACACCCAATAAATCTCGCACTTCCACTGCAAAAGCTTTCACTAACTGGGTCAACTGAATCAAATCCGCATCAGAATTTCTCAGTTCCCGGTTTGGGGCTAATACTGCTGATAAATTAATTTTACGCAAAAACTGCACTTTACCCAAGAGTAGCCTTTGATTGAAATCTGGAGGAAAAACTTGGATTTCTCCACTCGTTAGCAAGTCATCCAACAAACGCGAGGTGTGAGCGAACAAAAATTGATAACCTACTGTGAGATAATAGCGTAGTAGCAGCGCTGCATACAAACCGCGATCGTCTTCTTTTACTAATTCTGGTGTAACCGAAATTTGATAGCGATATTTAAGTTGAGCTTTGCGATGTTGTTGGCGTTCCCGTTCGCTTTTTTGTCGCTTTTGTTGCAAGATACGATACTTTTTTTCGTCAATATCTTCTGCTTGAACTATGCGATCGCAATAACTATTATAAATCTTTTCCCGACAGTTATTTACTTCTGTTTTTGTCTGCTTCTCTTCATTTTCTTGCAAGGATTCAGCAGCAATAATTTGATGTCCTTCTTCAGTTAGCGCTGCTAGCACAGAAGTTCGATAATCCGCCATTTCTGCATTAACTATCGCTGCGCGATTAGCCCAAGCTTTTAAGGCTTTGGGACAAGAATTTGTCTCTAAACTTTCCGAACCAACTGTTAACAACATTTGGATATTTAGTTTAGTTTGTTTGCGCTGAGAAGCAACTAAACCTTGAGGTGTAACTTCTCCTCCACCTACTTTTGATAAACCTTTTTTGGCTACCCATAAATGACGCGGGATTGCTTGTCTTATTCTCGATAGTGCTTGTCGGAAAGAATCACAAGTTTGTACACCTTGTCCAATTCCCCAAACTGAGTTAAAGTGGTGTTGAAGATCGATACTTACACCAGTTTCAATTGCAGGTGAAGTAATGACAATGTCGTACTTGACTAACTCTTTATTCAATTTTGACATAATTCCAAAAGCAGGATTTTGAGGATCGGTCGTACTTTCGGAATCAATCCTCAGAATTGCTCGATCGGGAAATTTATCTTTAAGGTAGGCGGCTAAGTTTTGGGTACCCCACTTGCTTTTCTGTTTTTGTGCGGAACAACAGATAAATACTTTTTCACCTCTAGCTATAGCTTTAACTAAATTATAGACTAATCCGGCTGGAGTTGCTTCTGCGTAGTGGTAAATTTGCCAAGTTTGAGGTTGATAATTGTTGAGGATGACGAAGGGTGAAATTTCATTACCCAAGGAAGTTAGGTAATCAAGAGAAATATCTGTTAAATCGGCATCGCTAATAACTATTTTTCCTGTTTCTGAAGCTAATACTCTAGTAATCAAGCTTTCAAAAGATTGAAGGATTGCTACGCGGTTATGCTGACAAGTGGATGAATGTAACATATGCCACAAAACTTGCTCTACTTCATCAATGATTACGATTGCATCTTGCCAAGCTTCTGGATTAAAATTCGCTTGGGAATTGGGATGCAGCGAATCTACACATAAACCATAGCCAAAAATTCCTTGAGTTTCGGAAAGCTTTAATTGAGTGATGTAGTCAACACCAAAGCGAGCGCATAAAGCTTCTCCTAACTGGATTCTGTGAGTCAAAACTAAGGTTTTTTGTCCTAATTTTTGGGCTTGATAGCAAAGTTGGGCGATTGCTTCGGTTTTTCCGGTTCCTTTCGCTGATTTGATGGCGACAATTTTCGTGTTTGCGGGAATAAAATTATGGATATCTTGTAAATAGGGCTGGTTGATTTCTAAGTCAGGAGTGTAAGTTAACTTACGGCGAATAAGTGCATTCCAAAAGTCAAAATCTAACGCGGAATTATAAGCGGTAGCGAAAGATTCTTGACCTTGATTGGCGAGGAGATCGTCTACTCCTTTAAAATTATTCGACCAACGAATTATTTTTACCGCGCAGCCGCGATTAATTAATAATTTAGATGTCTTTTTAAGTGCAATCTGGACATTTTTAATTGCTTGGCGTTTGACATCTTGGTCAAAAGCAAAGTAAATTGTTCTGTTTGAGACAGCAAATACTCCTAATTGTGGTATAAGACTAGGTAAGCCGATGCGACGATTATCGGAATCTTTAGGTTGACGATAGCCATTGTAAATTCCTGGTAACGCGATCGCTACATAGCCAGCCGATAATAACGAAGCGGCTTTTTTTGCTCCCTCTGTCACCACAATGGGAATTTCCGGATTTGCTATCACCCAATGCCAAAAATTTCTGTATCCTAGACGACAAATTTGGTAATGTTTCGCGAAGTCATCCCAAATTTTGTCAGAGACTCTTAAGGCAAAAATCTCTGTAGCAGCTTGAGGTGGATGTTCGTACTTGAGGGTTTTTTGGCGCGTCCCACTGCCTGTTAATCTAGGTTTCGAGGGTTTAAAGCATCCCCAGAGACTATTTTTATCGATTCCAGATGCAGCCGCTAGTACATCAACTGTACCGCACCACCAGCCCCCAGAGTCAGTGTGAGTATACTTTTTTTGCCACTTACTTCTGAGAGTACCATTATTTCGTCGCCATTCTCGCTCTGGCAAATTGTAAAGGAGATATTCCTTAGCAGTGTCACCACGGAGGTATTTTACATTGAGAGAGACAATTTGGCGATCGACTGCACTTGCTTGCCATTCTTGGGCGATCGCTTGATAATTATTGTCGTAGAAATCCCTGATTTGCAAGATTTTTCCGTCAAAAAAGCCCCTCACCAGCTTTAGTTAGCAAGTAATTGCTCGATCTTCGATTCCCCTTGTCCACCAAAGCACCTTAAAATAGAGGGATGTGCGTTTTTTGGTGTCTTTTGTTAGGAGAGAAGATTTCTTCTTGATTCTGGCAAAAGGCTTTTTTTAGCTCCTATCTAGTGTTTACAATTTTAATTACGCTAGGGATAGCGTAGTTGTTATTTTCACCGATGAGGGGAATTTTGTATATTGCTGTGGGAGATGTGACAAAAAAACCTGAGTCGGTTTATGTTCAAACTCAGGTAGTTTATAGCTTGCTGATGCGGACGAAGAGACTCGAACTCTTACACCTTGCGGCACTAGAACCTAAATCTAGCGCGTCTACCAATTCCGCCACGTCCGCTTATTAATTGACCGTATACTATCTTAGCACGAGATTGGGGATTGGGGATTGGGGATTGGGGATTGGTGATTGGGGATTGGGGATTGGGGATTGGGGATTGGTGATTGGGGATTAGGGATTGGTGATTGGGGATTAGGGATTGGGGATTGGGGACTGAATTGTCTGTTTTGCTAAATTTGTTTCACAGAATTGGTAATTTGTCAAGCGTGATTTAGAAAAATTAACTGAAATTACAAACGACAGAATTTGCGATCGCTATCCGACTCCGGCTGTTGCCAAGAATAAGCAAAATGACTCACAGAATCAATTTCTGGAACCTGTCGGCGAATCGCTTCCATCTGCACCTCTAAAGAAGGACGATTTTGGTAAGCCTTTCCCCAAACACCAGCCAAAGCAGGAATCACCTTAGTTTGATTTGGCGCTCTATTTACAACTCGCTGTACCTGTTCGACAATACAATCAGCAGTACCACAAACAGCATAAGACATGGGATGCCATTGTAAAGAAGCAGGAAACTTATCCCAAGGCTGTAAGCGAGAATCATAGCCTCGTTGTCCCACAGCCTGGTTTCCACCAGGGAAAAATACTGCTCCGGCAGGAATACCTTGGCGTTGTGCAGGTTGCGATGCTAAAGTCAGAAAATCAATTACCCCTTGGGCTGCATGAGCGACAGTTAAATGCCACAAGTCGAGTTGTAATTTTGCCAAATTCGAGCTAGTAGCGGTACTTACAGGAGTTGGGGTAATAATGCGACCTTGCCACATTGGTTCTCCCTCACCAGGATAAAGCTTTTCCACCGCTTCCACATCACTAGCTTTAATATGACCTTGGGAGAGAAAACGCTCAATCAGCGCTCGTCCGCGTTGATTTTGCGCCCGTTGGTAAAGCGCAGCCCTGGCTGCATCGCCATAAATCCATAAATCTTCAACATGACCTGCTACCGACTGAGTACCAGTACCGCGAGGATAGCGAATATAGTCGAATAAAATGCCATCTGGTTTACGTTTGACTACGGCTTGAACGAGGCGATAGTAATCTACCTTAGCTTGGCGGTTGTAGGGGTCGATAAAAGCTTCGGAACCGCCTTGAACTACTGATAAACTATTTTCACCTCTACCGTTACGAGCGAGAACTTGTTGGCGGTCTGGACGTTGAGCGTAGGAGTAACCAAAATTCATGGTAAATAACCAAGCGTAGACTTCTAGCCCTCTTTCGCGTCCTTTTTTAATGGCTTCAGCTAACAAATCGACATTTTCCGCACCTGGCGATCGCACTGCTGATACCCAAGGTGTAGGATTGTCATTGACAGGTAGTAGCACTTGACCATCGAAGAATACCTCGACGTAAACTTGGTTATAACCTTGGTTGACAATGCGGTCTAATAAGGCATCAATTTCCCCAGGACGAGCATCACAAGGATAAAGACGCAGCCAAATTGCTTGATTTTTCAGCCAAGATTGAGAGCGACATTTATCGATTAGTTCAGCGTGTTCTTGCAGTAATCTTTTATAGTCTCTTTCTGCATTCGAGTTGCCTTTCAACCAAGCTTGTCGCAAAGACTCTTTTTTTTGTTCGGCTTCGGAACTAAGTTGACAGTAGTCTTTTGTTTGTGCGGCTACGGGTTGAGTAAACCAGCACTGAGAGAGCAAACTACCAGTGGATAGCGCTCCTGCTACTAAAGCTCGAAACCAATAGTTGTTGTGCTGACGATTTTTGATGAGCCTCATCGATCTTAATTTCATGCAACTTTTTTTCATCAAAAAAACAGTTAGTGGAAACTCCATGCAAGGGGTAGTCGGTTGAAGTTGTTGTTTTGGCGCAATTCCCTAGCCTTGTGCCACAACTCAATTGTCCTTAGTTTAGTTAGACTGACTGGAAATGATATCAAAACTTTGTTCAACTGTCTTCAATCTTTCCCAGGAATTTACTGAAAATTTTGGCTAATCTTGCCTGTTATAGGTGGATTTGCTTTTCTCTTGATTCTAAATCGAGGCGCGATCGAGTTTTTTGACTTTACTTTTCCCCTAAAAATAATCTTGACAAATAGACTCTTTTGTGATAATTATGTTCCGATTTGGAAAACTGTAATGTTGGATTGCTACAGCTAGACATTTTTATTTCAATGAGATTGAAGCGATTAAGAGGTGAGTTTTAAGCCCTGGGAGGGATTTTAGCTGATTAAAAGTCGATCATTGTACCGTTAGCATCCCTATCAAAAGCGTTTCAATCCCTATTAGGGATTTTAGCTGATTAAAAGGCGCTAGGATAACACCGCGAGAGGGGAAACTACCAGTTTCAATCCCTATTAGGGATTTTAGCTGATTAAAAGTATTGGTGACGATCTGCAAGCTAGAGAAGTTGCTTCAATTGTTTCAATCCCTATTAGGGATTTTAGCTGATTAAAAGAAGTCTTTAGGAGGTAATTAAAAATGCGGAAAGGGTTTCAATCCCTATTAGGGATTTTAGCTGATTAAAAGCTTGAATCGATTGTTTAATTAAATCTAAATCTAAGTTTCAATCCCTATTAGGGATTTTAGCTGATTAAAAGAATTTTTTGATCAAGTTTTTGATTTTAAAATATTTGGTTTCAATCCCTATTAGGGATTTTAGCTGATTAAAAGGCGAACTTGCCGCATAAAGGCGGCGATCGCGCCAACGTTTCAATCCCTATTAGGGATTTTAGCTGATTAAAAGACGAACAGCTAATTTGGCTGTATCACCGATATGCGTTTCAATCCCTATTAGGGATTTTAGCTGATTAAAAGAGCTGCACAAGTTTGTTTGTACCACCGATGTACTCAGTTTCAATCCCTATTAGGGATTTTAGCTGATTAAAAGCTTACCTAGGTAAGTTTCCAACTCCTCACAATAAGTTTCAATCCCTATTAGGGATTTTAGCTGATTAAAAGGCGAAAATCACACCAGTGTTAGGGAAAGTTCCGTCGTTTCAATCCCTATTAGGGATTTTAGCTGATTAAAAGGTGGAATTGAATTGAGGTTAAAGAGATGAGTTATGTTTCAATCCCTATTAGGGATTTTAGCTGATTAAAAGTTCTGTAGATATTTCTCGACAGCTATAGCTAAAAGGTTTCAATCCCTATTAGGGATTTTAGCTGATTAAAAGATCTTTTGGGGTTAGTCGCTCTCAGTGAAATTTTGTTTCAATCCCTATTAGGGATTTTAGCTGATTAAAAGATGGTGAAAGTTTAACTATTGATGATATAGCCAAATTAGTTTCAATCCCTATTAGGGATTTTAGCTGATTAAAAGGTTCTACTTACTAATCGTATCCGATCTAAGTTTCTGTTTCAATCCCTATTAGGGATTTTAGCTGATTAAAAGCTTCTAGGTGGTCTTGGAGGTTGACTGGGCAGCGGTTTCAATCCCTATTAGGGATTTTAGCTGATTAAAAGTTCCAGCAACGACTCCCCAAGCTGCACCTATAGGTTTCAATCCCTATTAGGGATTTTAGCTGATTAAAAGCATAAAGAGAACCGGGATTTTGAATCAAAGCACTGTTTCAATCCCTATTAGGGATTTTAGCTGATTAAAAGGAGAATTTACAATAGATATGTGAGGGAAGCCTGCGTTTCAATCCCTATTAGGGATTTTAGCTGATTAAAAGCAACTATTCTAGAAAGAATCGTAGGTATGCGAAAAGTTTCAATCCCTATTAGGGATTTTAGCTGATTAAAAGACTGCTAAATTTTATCAGTATCATTTACTAGAATGTTTCAATCCCTATTAGGGATTTTAGCTGATTAAAAGCTTTTGAAAGGCGCTTGTTCTCCACAAGTTAGAAAAGTTTCAATCCCTATTAGGGATTTTAGCTGATTAAAAGAAAGTAATTAAGGCTTCTCAAGCTAAATTATTGAGTTTCAATCCCTATTAGGGATTTTAGCTGATTAAAAGGATTGTAATGAGTGGTATCATCAGCAAGCAAGTCACTTAAGTTTCAATCCCTATTAGGGATTTTAGCTGATTAAAAGGCTCGCTTCACTCGCGCAGATATCGCAGTCAATGTTTTCGTTTCAATCCCTATTAGGGATTTTAGCTGATTAAAAGATTTCAATTGAACAACTACAAACTCAATTAGAAGCGTTTCAATCCCTATTAGGGATTTTAGCTGATTAAAAGCCTTGGATCTTAGCGGCTACTTTGTCATACTCGCTCTTTAAGTTTCAATCCCTATTAGGGATTTTAGCTGATTAAAAGAAGGTATATGATCTCTTATTAGTTGTTGTGTTATGTTTCAATCCCTATTAGGGATTTTAGCTGATTAAAAGTAGTGTCTATCAGCTTTTGGCTAGGCTCTACAATTTTGTTTCAATCCCTATTAGGGATTTTAGCTGATTAAAAGAAAATATGAGTAAAAATAGCGATAATCAAACGGCTGTTTCAATCCCTATTAGGGATTTTAGCTGATTAAAAGGCGGGGGGGTCTTGTTTTTGTGCCTCACCCTGCTCTGTTTCAATCCCTATTAGGGATTTTAGCTGATTAAAAGGTTAGAACCTTCCGCTAGTGGGGCTTTCGGACTACACGTTTCAATCCCTATTAGGGATTTTAGCTGATTAAAAGCCTGAAAATCCGGGTATTCTTCTTCGTTTTGGTCGTTATGCGTTTCAATCCCTATTAGGGATTTTAGCTGATTAAAAGAAAAATGGGTTAGGTTTTGCCAATCTAGTCAATGTTTCAATCCCTATTAGGGATTTTAGCTGATTAAAAGAGGTCACAGTCTAGAGTTTGCAGTAAGTCAAGTCGTTTCAATCCCTATTAGGGATTTTAGCTGATTAAAAGCAACATGGTCATACTTCCGAAACTTCTGTCTAAAGTTTCAATCCCTATTAGGGATTTTAGCTGATTAAAAGTTGAGTTGAGATTGTTATAGAGGAAACAGAATTTTAGTTTCAATCCCTATTAGGGATTTTAGCTGATTAAAAGTCGATTCTGATATCGAAGAAGCAACAGAAGCGGTTTCAATCCCTATTAGGGATTTTAGCTGATTAAAAGCAGTGATCGGTTTGTTGTTTACAGCGATCGCTTTGTTTCAATCCCTATTAGGGATTTTAGCTGATTAAAAGAGGTCGCAGCACGATGAAAGTTCGTGTCCTTCTTGAATTTGTTTCAATCCCTATTAGGGATTTTAGCTGATTAAAAGCCTTTGCCATCGTAGCAGAGGATATCGGTCCGGTTTCAATCCCTATTAGGGATTTTAGCTGATTAAAAGCCAGTATTGTCCCTGGCTGTCCTTGATCAAGTATCTTGTTTCAATCCCTATTAGGGATTTTAGCTGATTAAAAGTTGCACTTGGTTACTGTCTTCTAGTAATTCCGGTGAAGTTTCAATCCCTATTAGGGATTTTAGCTGATTAAAAGGTAGCAATTACTTGGGCTACTCCCAAGCAAATTGAAAAGTTTCAATCCCTATTAGGGATTTTAGCTGATTAAAAGTTACAAGAGGAGGCGATAATCTCGAAAATCAATGGTTTCAATCCCTATTAGGGATTTTAGCTGATTAAAAGGGTTGTTGATTTTTGGAAAGAAGCAGTTTATTGGGTTTCAATCCCTATTAGGGATTTTAGCTGATTAAAAGCAATTACTAAAT
The sequence above is a segment of the Oscillatoria salina IIICB1 genome. Coding sequences within it:
- a CDS encoding plasmid replication protein, CyRepA1 family, which produces MQIRDFYDNNYQAIAQEWQASAVDRQIVSLNVKYLRGDTAKEYLLYNLPEREWRRNNGTLRSKWQKKYTHTDSGGWWCGTVDVLAAASGIDKNSLWGCFKPSKPRLTGSGTRQKTLKYEHPPQAATEIFALRVSDKIWDDFAKHYQICRLGYRNFWHWVIANPEIPIVVTEGAKKAASLLSAGYVAIALPGIYNGYRQPKDSDNRRIGLPSLIPQLGVFAVSNRTIYFAFDQDVKRQAIKNVQIALKKTSKLLINRGCAVKIIRWSNNFKGVDDLLANQGQESFATAYNSALDFDFWNALIRRKLTYTPDLEINQPYLQDIHNFIPANTKIVAIKSAKGTGKTEAIAQLCYQAQKLGQKTLVLTHRIQLGEALCARFGVDYITQLKLSETQGIFGYGLCVDSLHPNSQANFNPEAWQDAIVIIDEVEQVLWHMLHSSTCQHNRVAILQSFESLITRVLASETGKIVISDADLTDISLDYLTSLGNEISPFVILNNYQPQTWQIYHYAEATPAGLVYNLVKAIARGEKVFICCSAQKQKSKWGTQNLAAYLKDKFPDRAILRIDSESTTDPQNPAFGIMSKLNKELVKYDIVITSPAIETGVSIDLQHHFNSVWGIGQGVQTCDSFRQALSRIRQAIPRHLWVAKKGLSKVGGGEVTPQGLVASQRKQTKLNIQMLLTVGSESLETNSCPKALKAWANRAAIVNAEMADYRTSVLAALTEEGHQIIAAESLQENEEKQTKTEVNNCREKIYNSYCDRIVQAEDIDEKKYRILQQKRQKSERERQQHRKAQLKYRYQISVTPELVKEDDRGLYAALLLRYYLTVGYQFLFAHTSRLLDDLLTSGEIQVFPPDFNQRLLLGKVQFLRKINLSAVLAPNRELRNSDADLIQLTQLVKAFAVEVRDLLGVSINSNASPIQVVRQLLAKLGLKLTVKRREGGWGKPIRVYQVAPPSKVSQEVINCWLSRDMETKAFVR
- a CDS encoding family 10 glycosylhydrolase, with translation MKLRSMRLIKNRQHNNYWFRALVAGALSTGSLLSQCWFTQPVAAQTKDYCQLSSEAEQKKESLRQAWLKGNSNAERDYKRLLQEHAELIDKCRSQSWLKNQAIWLRLYPCDARPGEIDALLDRIVNQGYNQVYVEVFFDGQVLLPVNDNPTPWVSAVRSPGAENVDLLAEAIKKGRERGLEVYAWLFTMNFGYSYAQRPDRQQVLARNGRGENSLSVVQGGSEAFIDPYNRQAKVDYYRLVQAVVKRKPDGILFDYIRYPRGTGTQSVAGHVEDLWIYGDAARAALYQRAQNQRGRALIERFLSQGHIKASDVEAVEKLYPGEGEPMWQGRIITPTPVSTATSSNLAKLQLDLWHLTVAHAAQGVIDFLTLASQPAQRQGIPAGAVFFPGGNQAVGQRGYDSRLQPWDKFPASLQWHPMSYAVCGTADCIVEQVQRVVNRAPNQTKVIPALAGVWGKAYQNRPSLEVQMEAIRRQVPEIDSVSHFAYSWQQPESDSDRKFCRL
- a CDS encoding RNA-guided endonuclease InsQ/TnpB family protein, whose product is MFGCQQNLIKNSEQLPFIEYLCRTANKLINCGIYLARQWYFKCHYLPDKYDLEKALKGNTNYKFLHSQAAQQTLRGVAESFKSYKELSQKYREGELGNCPQLPKYRKKGGLATITYPKQALKLKGDKLRIPLGKKVKAAFGVDAFLLPFPTNLDFKKIREIRILPRNGCFYVEWVYQLENLEIKFDKSKVLGIDHGLDNWLTCVSNVGTGFIVDGKHLKSVNQFYNKQIATIKEGKPQGFWSKRLALLTEKRNRRMRDAINKAARLAINHCLENGIGCLVMGWNKGQKDGMNIGAKNNQSFVQVPTAKLKERIKQLCELYGIEFVETEESYTSQASFLDDDFLPTYGGKPISWKPSGKRINRGLYRSGNGSSINADCNGAANILKKVAATLKFSLKGVSRGALTTPLRVHFWMA
- a CDS encoding apoptosis inducing factor family protein is translated as MSDLSAVVAKINNLQNGEMQQVEVGKQKVLLAKVDGKYYATGAFCPHQSAPLAKGILSGNRLICPWHNACYNVRSGEQYEPPGLDCLTHFPVRLEGENIIVTIPENAPSQHPPKMVQQNLEVSDKVFVILGTGAAGVHAAETLLHEGFPGKIIMITSEEKLPYDRVVMSKQYLQGSTVPKDSLPLRDADFYAENNIELLTGKFVVRVNAKTKQITFADDSLMNYDTLLLATGAKANNLKVPGADLANVFTLRSYQDSDEIVTTIDESKKAVIIGSSFIGMETAASLTKQGVAVTVVSPDKVPFEKLLGEQIGKIYQKIPEKNGVTFQLGTKATEFVGDRKVQAVILDNGEKLAADLVIVGIGVTPATDYLEGVELNEKDNSINTDEYLQVTDGLYAAGDLATFPYWYNGESTRIEHWRLAAQHGRIAALNMTGNRVKYEGVPFFWTGQFNIKMRYVGHVKDWDEAIVQGDLSESEFIVFYVKNKRILAVAANGFDREIAVISELMRLQKMPEVERVREGNFDWLGALNC